A single window of Rhizobium indicum DNA harbors:
- a CDS encoding SGNH/GDSL hydrolase family protein: MPADAELPMTKKIDRTCKIRWLVLALAAASLCLGAFAPVHVAEAQEQRYQRRSIFDFFLGRRYLDDGPQAPDVQQPRRQQRKRPPAQKAIVNTRTAPPVRAPVQEEEPAVQKLGDARKILIVGDFLASGLGDGLTAAFETSPGVVVEARGNVSSGLVRDDYYDWPEQLPKMIDELKPAMVVVMIGANDRQQMVTDTAKEKFRTDGWFTEYRRRVLSFGKEVTDRKIPLLWVGLPAFESDSMTADAVQMNQLYRNQVESIGGEFVDIWDGFVDENGNFIVTGSDVNGQQVRLRTSDGINLTQAGRRKLAFYVEKPARRLLGTQASPDLVRLDSSNLPGLGLPTNPVEHTVPISLSDPNLDGGAELLGARPPPMTLTRSPRDLLVEQGEMTPAPPGRVDDYRLPAVKAPAEVSVK; the protein is encoded by the coding sequence ATGCCGGCAGATGCGGAACTGCCCATGACGAAGAAAATTGATCGGACCTGTAAAATCCGTTGGCTCGTGCTCGCCTTGGCGGCGGCTTCGCTGTGCCTTGGCGCTTTTGCGCCGGTGCATGTCGCCGAAGCCCAAGAGCAGCGGTATCAGCGCCGGTCGATCTTCGATTTCTTCCTTGGCCGACGCTATCTCGACGACGGCCCGCAGGCCCCTGACGTGCAGCAGCCGAGACGCCAGCAGCGCAAACGCCCGCCGGCGCAGAAAGCCATAGTCAATACCCGCACTGCACCGCCGGTCCGCGCTCCCGTACAGGAGGAGGAGCCGGCCGTACAGAAGCTCGGCGACGCCCGAAAGATCCTGATCGTCGGCGATTTCCTGGCCAGCGGCCTTGGCGACGGCCTCACCGCCGCCTTCGAGACCTCGCCGGGTGTCGTCGTCGAAGCCCGCGGCAACGTCTCCTCAGGCCTTGTCCGCGACGATTATTACGACTGGCCGGAACAGCTGCCGAAGATGATCGACGAGCTGAAGCCGGCAATGGTCGTCGTCATGATCGGCGCCAACGACCGCCAGCAGATGGTGACCGACACCGCCAAGGAAAAATTCCGCACCGATGGCTGGTTCACCGAATACCGCCGCCGCGTGCTTTCCTTCGGCAAGGAGGTCACCGACCGCAAGATCCCGCTGCTCTGGGTCGGTCTTCCCGCCTTCGAATCCGATTCGATGACGGCCGATGCCGTCCAGATGAACCAGCTCTATCGCAACCAGGTCGAAAGCATCGGCGGTGAATTCGTCGATATCTGGGATGGTTTCGTCGACGAAAACGGCAACTTCATCGTCACCGGTTCGGATGTGAACGGCCAGCAGGTGCGCCTGCGCACCTCCGATGGCATCAACCTTACGCAGGCCGGCCGGCGCAAGCTCGCCTTCTATGTGGAAAAACCGGCGCGGCGTCTGCTCGGCACGCAGGCAAGCCCCGATCTGGTCCGCCTCGACTCCAGCAATCTGCCCGGTCTCGGCCTTCCCACCAATCCGGTCGAACATACCGTGCCGATCAGTCTCTCCGATCCCAATCTCGACGGCGGCGCCGAGCTTCTCGGTGCCAGGCCGCCACCGATGACTTTGACGCGCTCGCCGCGCGATCTCCTGGTCGAGCAGGGCGAAATGACGCCAGCACCTCCAGGCCGCGTCGATGACTACCGCCTGCCGGCGGTTAAGGCGCCGGCCGAAGTCTCGGTCAAATGA
- a CDS encoding SPFH domain-containing protein, with the protein MLFGGFDIVVIVLVIFVILVLFAGIKTVPQGYRYTIERFGRYTRTLEPGLNLITPFIERVGAKLNVMEQVLNVPTQEVITKDNASVSADAVSFYQVLNAAQAAYQVSNLENAILNLTMTNIRSVMGSMDLDELLSNRDAINDRLLRVVDEAVHPWGIKVTRVEIKDIQPPRDLVDAMARQMKAEREKRAQVLEAEGSRNAQILRAEGAKQSAILQAEGQREAAFRNAEARERLAEAEAKATKMVSEAIAAGDIQAINYFVAQKYTEALTSIGSAPNSKIVMMPMEASSILSSLGGIGAIAREVFGDAGNSPSTPLPVPPRPRPAPARSTPPINPSTPNPFNPEQER; encoded by the coding sequence ATGCTGTTCGGCGGCTTCGACATCGTCGTGATCGTACTGGTCATCTTCGTCATCCTGGTACTCTTTGCCGGGATCAAGACCGTGCCGCAGGGCTACCGCTATACGATCGAGCGCTTCGGGCGTTATACCCGCACGCTGGAGCCAGGCCTCAACCTCATCACCCCCTTCATCGAGCGCGTCGGCGCCAAGTTGAACGTCATGGAGCAGGTGCTGAACGTGCCGACCCAGGAGGTGATCACCAAGGACAATGCCTCGGTTTCGGCCGATGCCGTCTCTTTCTATCAGGTGCTGAACGCCGCCCAGGCTGCCTATCAGGTCTCCAACCTCGAAAACGCCATCCTCAATCTCACCATGACCAACATCCGCTCGGTCATGGGTTCGATGGATCTTGATGAACTGCTCTCCAACCGCGATGCGATCAACGACCGGCTGCTGCGCGTCGTCGACGAGGCCGTGCATCCCTGGGGTATCAAGGTCACCCGCGTCGAGATCAAGGACATTCAGCCGCCGCGCGACCTCGTCGATGCGATGGCCCGCCAGATGAAGGCCGAGCGCGAGAAACGCGCCCAGGTGCTGGAGGCCGAAGGCTCGCGCAACGCACAGATTCTGAGGGCCGAAGGCGCCAAGCAATCCGCCATCCTGCAGGCCGAAGGCCAGCGCGAAGCCGCCTTCCGCAACGCCGAAGCCCGCGAACGCCTGGCCGAGGCCGAGGCCAAGGCGACGAAGATGGTCTCTGAAGCCATCGCCGCTGGCGACATTCAGGCGATCAACTATTTCGTTGCCCAGAAATATACCGAGGCGCTCACCTCGATCGGTTCGGCGCCCAATTCCAAGATCGTGATGATGCCGATGGAAGCCTCTTCCATCCTGAGTTCGCTCGGTGGTATCGGCGCCATTGCCCGCGAGGTCTTCGGCGATGCCGGCAACAGCCCGTCAACACCGCTGCCGGTACCGCCGCGTCCGCGCCCCGCACCGGCGCGCTCGACGCCACCGATCAATCCGTCGACCCCCAATCCTTTCAATCCCGAGCAGGAGCGTTAA
- the hemH gene encoding ferrochelatase, which translates to MTADISLRPADHPAVKFGKVGVLLVNLGTPDGTDYTSMRRYLREFLTDRRVIEWSPWKWYPILFGIVLNTRPQKVGKAYELIWNKERNESYLRTYTRNQSELMAERLKDLDSVKVDWAMRYGTPSIASRIDALKEEGCDRIVLFPLYPQYAAATTATVNDKAFQKLLSMRWQPALRTVPAYHDDETYIEALAASVERHLSTLDWKPEMLLASFHGIPMSYFKQGDPYYCQCQKTGRLLRERLGLTKENFMVTFQSRFGPEEWLQPYTDKTVEKLAKDGVKRIAVINPGFVSDCLETLEEIAEQAAHSFHENGGEKFAHIPCLNDGEDGMKVLEKVVRRELQGWI; encoded by the coding sequence ATGACAGCAGATATTTCACTCCGCCCGGCCGACCATCCGGCCGTCAAATTTGGCAAGGTCGGTGTTCTGCTGGTCAATCTCGGCACGCCTGATGGCACCGATTATACCTCGATGCGCCGTTACCTCAGGGAATTCCTGACCGATCGCCGCGTCATCGAATGGTCGCCCTGGAAGTGGTATCCGATCCTGTTCGGCATCGTCCTCAACACCCGCCCGCAAAAGGTCGGTAAGGCCTATGAGTTGATCTGGAACAAGGAGAGGAACGAAAGTTATCTGCGCACCTACACCCGCAACCAGTCGGAACTGATGGCCGAGCGCCTGAAGGATCTTGATAGCGTCAAGGTCGACTGGGCGATGCGCTACGGCACGCCGTCGATCGCCTCGCGCATCGACGCGCTGAAAGAAGAAGGCTGCGACCGGATCGTGCTCTTCCCGCTCTATCCGCAATATGCGGCGGCGACGACCGCCACCGTCAACGACAAGGCCTTCCAGAAGCTGCTCTCAATGCGCTGGCAGCCGGCGCTGCGCACCGTTCCCGCCTATCATGACGACGAGACCTATATCGAAGCGCTCGCCGCATCCGTCGAAAGGCATCTTTCGACCCTCGACTGGAAGCCCGAGATGCTGCTCGCCTCCTTCCACGGCATACCGATGTCCTATTTCAAGCAAGGCGATCCCTATTACTGTCAATGCCAGAAGACCGGCCGGCTGCTGCGCGAGAGGCTCGGGCTCACCAAAGAAAACTTCATGGTGACCTTCCAGTCCCGCTTCGGGCCGGAGGAATGGCTGCAGCCCTATACCGACAAGACCGTTGAGAAACTCGCCAAGGACGGCGTCAAACGCATCGCCGTCATCAATCCCGGATTCGTCTCCGACTGTCTGGAGACGCTGGAGGAGATCGCCGAACAGGCCGCCCACTCCTTCCACGAAAACGGCGGCGAGAAGTTCGCGCATATCCCCTGCCTCAACGATGGCGAGGACGGCATGAAGGTGCTGGAAAAGGTCGTCCGCCGCGAATTGCAGGGCTGGATCTAA
- a CDS encoding outer membrane beta-barrel protein — protein sequence MGQPKQTSSVTPLRAMSRAVSFAVVGGLLLSQTAAFAQSASTQPANSRSAASQDNRATNNAASAAGFDDETGDTIAPTANGATANADDAQQRPAIPDAQAGDDITGSILDEDIRRLNTREAPSDETLPRRRAADSASTEETPGIPIGTFVLRPSVTQSINTETTKDGNTRQRRAFLETDAAATLTSDWGRHQLTVTSEGAWQRNISGEGEEQPSFKVNGDLRLDLPDDTTAHLTAGYNFYREDTDDPDAIADAAQQSDVQEISAGASVQRDFGILRGTTALALTRSIYSDAKLANGTTVALSDRNQTTGTLRGRVGYELSPALIPFIEATIGRSVYDETRDSAGYERSGHSYGAKAGVEVDLGEKLKGEVGLGYEMADFEDSRLSSIDTATLDASLLWSPIRGTDVNLDLQTSIQPSTTAGESGYVSHALTTTVTHQLRDNLVGTMIGGVIWRDYPTDSTINDELVYTAATGLTWNINRYLDLTSTLGYELTTRKEGTDSQQWRAGVGLKLKR from the coding sequence ATGGGCCAGCCAAAACAGACGAGCAGTGTGACGCCGCTCCGCGCCATGAGCCGTGCCGTCTCTTTTGCAGTGGTCGGTGGTCTGCTTCTCAGCCAGACGGCAGCCTTCGCGCAGTCCGCCTCGACACAGCCGGCAAACAGCCGCTCCGCCGCCTCCCAGGATAACCGCGCCACCAACAATGCCGCATCCGCCGCCGGTTTCGATGACGAGACCGGCGATACCATTGCGCCTACGGCAAACGGCGCGACCGCGAACGCGGACGATGCCCAGCAGCGGCCCGCCATACCGGATGCGCAAGCCGGCGACGACATTACCGGCTCCATCCTCGACGAAGACATACGCCGGCTGAACACCCGCGAGGCGCCGAGCGACGAGACGCTGCCGCGCCGCAGGGCTGCCGATAGCGCCTCGACAGAGGAAACGCCGGGAATCCCGATTGGCACTTTCGTGCTCCGCCCGAGCGTCACCCAGAGCATCAACACCGAGACCACCAAGGACGGCAATACCAGGCAGCGGCGCGCCTTTCTCGAAACGGATGCCGCAGCGACACTGACTTCCGACTGGGGTCGGCACCAGCTGACCGTCACCTCGGAAGGTGCCTGGCAGAGGAATATCAGCGGCGAGGGCGAGGAGCAGCCTTCCTTTAAAGTCAACGGCGATCTCAGGCTGGATCTTCCCGACGATACGACCGCGCACCTCACCGCTGGCTATAATTTCTACCGTGAGGATACGGATGATCCCGACGCCATCGCCGACGCCGCACAGCAGTCGGACGTGCAGGAAATTTCGGCCGGCGCCTCCGTCCAACGCGATTTCGGCATCCTGCGCGGCACGACGGCACTGGCACTGACCCGCTCGATCTATTCGGATGCCAAGCTTGCGAACGGCACCACCGTCGCCCTCAGCGATCGCAACCAGACGACGGGTACGCTGCGCGGCCGCGTCGGCTACGAGCTGTCTCCCGCGCTCATTCCCTTCATCGAGGCGACGATCGGCCGTTCGGTCTATGACGAAACCCGCGACTCTGCCGGTTACGAGCGCTCCGGCCATAGCTATGGCGCCAAGGCAGGCGTCGAGGTCGATCTCGGCGAAAAGCTGAAGGGTGAAGTCGGCCTCGGCTACGAGATGGCGGATTTCGAAGACAGCCGGCTGTCCTCGATCGATACAGCCACGCTCGATGCGAGCCTGCTCTGGTCGCCGATCCGCGGCACCGATGTCAATCTCGACCTGCAGACGAGCATCCAACCCTCGACCACGGCAGGCGAAAGCGGCTACGTCTCGCACGCGCTGACGACGACGGTCACCCACCAGCTGCGCGACAACCTGGTCGGGACGATGATCGGCGGGGTCATATGGCGCGATTATCCCACGGACAGCACCATCAACGACGAGCTCGTCTATACCGCCGCGACCGGCCTGACCTGGAACATCAACCGCTATCTCGATCTGACCAGCACGCTCGGCTACGAGCTGACGACGCGCAAGGAAGGCACCGATTCGCAGCAATGGCGAGCCGGCGTCGGTCTCAAGCTGAAACGCTAA
- a CDS encoding lytic murein transglycosylase, with amino-acid sequence MTQNHKNSLRGLALALVVAVQVALVPDNAQADSRFQKWIADFYQTAAQSGISKATYQKAFSGVSEPDPTVLEKAAYQPEFTSKIWDYVDSRVNPYTVKIGREMAAKHARTLAAIEQRFGVDKTILLAIWSMESNYGAVLDKDDRLHYVPRALATLAYADPSRAKFAKKQLVAALKILQNGDVPAREMTGSWAGAMGHTQFIPTSYLLYAIDADGNGYRDIWNSIPDALATSANLLMKNGWDTGKTWGYEVVVPAAAAKQAGKTHTLAQWAALGLTRPNGKAFRESATKAVLKMPAGAGGPGFLMTANFFTIKNYNASDSYALAVGLLADQIAGYGGMQQRWPRPNGALDITEKFELQTRLKTLGYYNGEVDGNFGSGSKAAISAVQSRIGMQPDGEPSLPLLNALRR; translated from the coding sequence ATGACCCAGAATCACAAAAACTCCCTTCGTGGTCTTGCTCTCGCCCTCGTTGTCGCCGTCCAGGTGGCACTGGTCCCCGACAACGCGCAAGCTGATTCCCGCTTCCAGAAATGGATCGCGGATTTTTACCAGACTGCCGCTCAGAGTGGCATCAGTAAGGCAACCTATCAAAAGGCCTTTTCCGGGGTGAGCGAGCCCGATCCGACCGTGCTCGAAAAGGCGGCCTACCAGCCGGAATTCACCTCGAAGATCTGGGACTATGTCGATTCCCGCGTCAACCCCTATACGGTCAAGATCGGCCGCGAGATGGCCGCCAAGCACGCAAGGACGCTCGCTGCGATCGAGCAGCGCTTCGGGGTCGACAAGACCATTCTGCTGGCCATCTGGTCGATGGAATCGAATTACGGCGCAGTCCTCGACAAGGACGACCGGCTGCACTACGTGCCACGCGCCCTGGCAACGCTTGCCTATGCCGATCCGAGCCGCGCCAAATTCGCCAAGAAACAGCTGGTCGCCGCGCTGAAGATCCTGCAGAACGGCGATGTGCCGGCACGCGAGATGACCGGCTCCTGGGCCGGCGCGATGGGCCACACTCAGTTCATTCCGACAAGCTACCTGCTTTATGCCATCGATGCCGACGGCAACGGCTATCGCGATATCTGGAACTCGATCCCCGACGCGCTGGCGACCTCGGCCAATCTCCTGATGAAGAACGGCTGGGATACCGGCAAGACCTGGGGCTATGAGGTCGTCGTTCCCGCAGCGGCCGCCAAGCAGGCCGGCAAGACCCATACATTGGCCCAATGGGCGGCACTCGGCCTGACACGCCCGAACGGCAAGGCCTTCCGCGAGAGCGCTACCAAAGCCGTGCTGAAGATGCCGGCCGGAGCTGGCGGCCCAGGCTTCCTGATGACCGCCAACTTCTTCACCATCAAGAACTACAATGCCTCGGACAGCTACGCGCTTGCCGTCGGCCTGCTGGCCGACCAGATCGCCGGCTACGGCGGTATGCAGCAGCGTTGGCCGCGCCCGAACGGCGCACTCGACATTACCGAGAAATTCGAGCTGCAGACCCGTTTGAAGACGCTCGGCTATTACAATGGCGAGGTGGACGGCAATTTCGGCTCGGGTTCGAAGGCGGCGATATCAGCCGTGCAGTCGCGCATCGGCATGCAGCCGGACGGCGAGCCCTCGTTGCCGCTTCTGAACGCACTGCGCCGCTAG
- a CDS encoding KpsF/GutQ family sugar-phosphate isomerase, whose amino-acid sequence MNRRAINLVENSVLESAKRTIETERRGLEALEQAFDNGLAGPFTRAVEVIGDISGRVIVTGVGKSGHIGAKLAATFASTGTPAFFVHAAEANHGDLGMIERDDVVLAISKGGESAELKSIISFTRRFSIPLIAITCSEGSSLAAAADIVLLMPNEQEACPNGLAPTTSTLMQLAIGDALAVALLEARGFTATDFHVFHPGGKLGASLMHVADIMHTGERLPLVAKGTPMPEAITVLSRKHFGCVGVLDEDGRLCGIVTEGDMARNLTRNLAELAVDDIMTRTPKTVKQTVLATAALALLNQHHIGALIVIDDDSRPVGLVHFHDLLRIGVA is encoded by the coding sequence ATGAACAGAAGAGCGATCAACCTCGTTGAAAACAGCGTGCTCGAGTCGGCAAAACGCACGATAGAGACCGAAAGACGCGGTCTTGAAGCGCTCGAACAAGCTTTTGACAATGGATTGGCCGGCCCTTTCACACGGGCCGTCGAAGTCATCGGCGACATCTCCGGACGTGTGATTGTCACCGGCGTCGGCAAGAGTGGGCATATCGGCGCCAAGCTCGCGGCGACATTCGCTTCGACCGGAACACCCGCCTTTTTCGTGCATGCGGCGGAAGCCAATCACGGCGATCTCGGCATGATCGAGCGTGATGACGTTGTGCTGGCGATTTCGAAAGGCGGCGAGAGCGCCGAACTCAAGAGCATCATTTCCTTCACGCGGCGCTTCTCCATTCCGCTGATCGCGATCACCTGCAGCGAAGGCTCCTCGCTCGCCGCCGCCGCCGATATCGTCCTTCTGATGCCGAACGAACAGGAAGCCTGCCCCAATGGGCTGGCGCCGACGACCTCGACGCTGATGCAGCTTGCAATCGGCGACGCGCTGGCGGTGGCGCTGTTGGAGGCGCGCGGCTTTACCGCCACGGATTTCCACGTCTTCCATCCGGGCGGCAAGCTGGGCGCGAGCCTGATGCATGTCGCCGATATCATGCACACCGGCGAGCGGCTGCCGCTCGTTGCCAAGGGCACACCGATGCCGGAGGCCATCACGGTCCTGTCGCGCAAGCATTTCGGCTGCGTCGGCGTGCTTGATGAGGATGGGCGGCTCTGTGGTATCGTCACCGAAGGCGACATGGCGCGCAACCTGACGCGCAATCTTGCCGAGCTTGCCGTCGACGACATCATGACGCGGACGCCGAAGACGGTGAAGCAGACGGTGCTGGCGACCGCAGCCCTGGCGCTGCTCAACCAGCATCACATCGGCGCGCTGATCGTCATCGACGACGACAGCCGGCCGGTCGGGCTGGTGCATTTCCACGACCTGCTGCGGATCGGCGTCGCCTGA
- a CDS encoding NfeD family protein translates to MLAKIVAELGPWSWWVAGLVLLAAEMIVPGFFLVWIGLAALIVGALSLLFWDSAFWVWELQAILFALLAVATTFAGRRLTLRNATTDEPFLNQRGASLVGRTATLHEPIREGRGRIRLDDTLWQVMGPDLPVGTQVKVVSSNGRDLTVEPV, encoded by the coding sequence ATGCTGGCGAAGATCGTCGCCGAACTCGGTCCGTGGAGCTGGTGGGTCGCGGGCCTCGTGCTGCTCGCCGCGGAAATGATCGTTCCCGGCTTCTTCCTGGTCTGGATCGGCCTTGCCGCCCTGATCGTCGGCGCGCTGTCGCTGCTCTTTTGGGACAGCGCCTTCTGGGTCTGGGAGTTGCAGGCGATCCTTTTTGCGCTTCTCGCCGTTGCCACGACCTTCGCCGGCCGCCGGCTGACCCTGCGCAATGCGACCACCGACGAGCCCTTTCTCAATCAGCGCGGCGCCAGCCTCGTCGGCCGCACGGCGACCCTGCACGAACCGATCCGCGAGGGCCGCGGCCGCATCCGCCTCGACGATACGCTATGGCAGGTGATGGGGCCTGACCTGCCCGTCGGAACGCAGGTGAAGGTGGTTTCGAGCAATGGCCGCGACCTGACGGTCGAGCCCGTCTGA
- the galU gene encoding UTP--glucose-1-phosphate uridylyltransferase GalU: MAQHNKVRKAVFPVAGLGTRFLPATKAVPKEMLTVVDKPIIQYVVDEAIEAGIEHLVFVTGRNKHVIEDYFDIHFELEQTLRERAKKAEITLLAQQLPKAGTVSFTRQQEPLGLGHAVWCAREIVGDEPFALLLPDMIMKGDKGCMKGMIDLYAQSGGNIIAVEECAPDQAHKYGIVGVGEAIGDGFRITGMVEKPAKGTAPSNFFINGRYILQPEIFKILETQERGAGNEIQLTDGMLKLLKEQDFAGYHFRGATYDCGAKDGFILANVAFALERADIRPSVEGGFRELLAGLK; the protein is encoded by the coding sequence GTGGCTCAACACAACAAAGTTCGTAAAGCAGTATTTCCGGTTGCCGGGTTGGGAACGCGATTCCTGCCGGCGACAAAGGCTGTTCCGAAGGAAATGTTGACCGTCGTCGACAAGCCAATCATTCAATATGTCGTCGATGAGGCGATCGAAGCCGGGATCGAACATCTCGTCTTCGTCACCGGACGCAACAAGCACGTCATCGAAGATTATTTCGACATTCATTTCGAGCTGGAACAGACGCTGCGCGAACGCGCCAAGAAGGCGGAGATTACCCTTCTCGCCCAGCAATTGCCGAAGGCCGGCACGGTGAGCTTCACCCGCCAGCAGGAGCCGCTCGGCCTCGGCCACGCCGTGTGGTGCGCGCGTGAGATCGTCGGCGACGAGCCCTTCGCACTGTTGCTGCCCGATATGATCATGAAGGGTGACAAGGGCTGCATGAAGGGCATGATTGACCTCTATGCCCAGAGCGGCGGCAATATCATCGCCGTCGAGGAATGCGCACCGGATCAGGCGCATAAATACGGCATCGTCGGCGTCGGCGAGGCGATCGGCGACGGCTTCCGCATCACCGGCATGGTGGAAAAGCCTGCCAAGGGAACGGCGCCTTCCAACTTCTTCATCAACGGCCGCTATATCCTGCAGCCTGAGATCTTCAAGATCCTCGAAACCCAGGAGCGCGGCGCCGGCAACGAGATCCAGCTCACCGACGGCATGCTGAAGCTGCTGAAGGAACAGGATTTCGCCGGTTACCACTTCCGCGGCGCGACCTACGACTGCGGCGCCAAGGACGGCTTCATCCTGGCGAACGTCGCCTTCGCCCTCGAACGCGCCGATATCCGCCCCTCCGTCGAAGGCGGCTTCAGGGAACTGCTGGCCGGCCTGAAATAA